Part of the Deltaproteobacteria bacterium genome is shown below.
CACCACCGCCAACGGGCAAAAAATCGCCTTTCCCGTTACGGACAAGGCGGAGGTGACCGCCGCGATGGTTTCGATAGCCCCGGGCGCTGAAACCGGCTGGCACAGGCATCCCATGCCGGTTTACGCCTACGTTCTGTCCGGGAGCCTCTCCGTTTCTCTTGAGGACGGCGGCCTGCTTTCCTACTCGCCCGGCGATGTCATCATCGAGGTTGTGGACACCCTGCACAACGGCAAAAACATTGGAAGCGATCCGGTGAAACTGGTGGTTTTCTACCTGGGAAGCGAGGGGGTTCCTCTGGCCGTAAAAGAGGCGCCTGCGGAAAAAGTCAAATAGCGGATAGCCGGTACATAACGTAATAATTGAAAATCGCCTCATGCCCCATCCCGAAATGCCTTCGAGATGGGGTATGAGGCGTTCTGCATTATTTTTCGCCGTCCTTCTTCACTTCCGAAAGCTCGGCTATGCCGTAGCACCAGCCGTTCAGTTTTGATTTCCTGAAAATGCAGGTCCTGCCCAAGCCGCCCATATCCCATTGGACCGTCCCCTCTTTCGAGGCGTGCATCTGCTTTACGGCGGCCTCCAAAGACGGGCTTCCCATCTCGGACGTGTAAACGAACAGGAAGTCCCTGTTCTGGTGAAGGGCGGTCCTGCCCAGGCCATCCATTGCAAAAAAAAGTTGGTTGGAGGGCAGCAATATGGCTTCCCGCAGCCTGTCGTTCAACGGTTCGATGAATACCGATGCTCCGAGCGCCCCGATGACCCGCCCGTCTTTTTTCACCGGGACCCCCAGCACTGCGGATTTTAGCCCGGTTGACTTTGAAATCACGAGACTGCCTGTCACGTCTTTTCCCGCCATGAGATCGGAGAAATACGGACGATCCGAAAGGGTCTTGTCCTGGCGGCCTTTTTCCACGGTGAAATAGGTTCCGTCGGGCCGGACGAAAAAATGCGCGCCCGAAGCGCCGGTCTTGGCCATTGCCGCAAGCAGGGGCCGGATGGCTTTCCAGTCGCCGCTTTTGGCCGCGCTTGTTTCTGCGATGATTGAAAGCGACGAGAGGACCCCTTCCAGTTGAGCGTCCGCAGATGAGATCAAAAGGCCCAAGGCAGAACGGGCGTCCACGGAAAAGGACAAGCCCTGGTCCATCTCGTCTTCGTACAGGCCGGAGCCCAGCCACCATGTGTCGTCCACCTTTTTCACATAGCCCAGCTTGGGGCCGATTTTGCGGGTGAGGCGGTCCTCCCAGTTGTACCGAAACCAGCCGGAGCCCTGGATGGCCAGGGCCATCAACTCCCGGATGATCTTCTTGCCGTCCGTGTCGGTGCGCTCGATGAGGTTTTTTCCCACCAATTCGGGCTGCCCGCCGTGGGCAAGTACGTTTCCTTTAAAGTCATAGGCGAAGATGTAGAGATTGCCGCGCACAAAGGGGCCGCTTTGGTTCATGAACTCGGAAAGGGCCTTTGCCTTTCCGTTGGCCTGTGCGAAATCCACGGCTTTGTCCACGAACGAGATCACATCATCCCTGGTAATCGCGCCGTTGGGGCCGTCCGCAAAGGCCGGGGAAAACCCCGCAAACAGGCAGACGACCACCGCAAGCAATGCCAACAAAGCTTTTTTATCCATTTGACTTTCCTTATTTTTGAACCGTTTTTTGAATTTGCCGAATTTTAAGCCTGGTTCACCGAAACTTCGGTGAAAAGCTCGCCGTTTTCACCCATGAGCGACTCGCCCATGTTCTTTATTGAAAGCGAAAGCGCTCCGGTTTCGTGAAGCGCCACGTGGCCGGACCTGGAAAGGGCGGAAAGTGCGTTGTCGAAGGCGTTGCCTTCCATTTCCAGGGCCTTGCGCAACTGGGCAATTTTGACCCGCTGGCCCTTTTGGGGGGCCATTTTCGACAGGGCCTCCATTATATCTGCGCCCTCGCCCGTGGCCGCCTTCCTGTTGACCGGAGAATCGGACATCCCGGTGAATTTTTTAAGCTCCGCGACTTCCTTTTCCAGCCTCTCCACACGCGCCAGAAGCGCAAGAATGCGGTCATCCATGAGTTTTCCCCCTGATTTTCGACGCTTTTTGTTGTAAGATGCATCTTAGCGCGATAACTGCCGGAGAGAAAGAATAAATTTTTCAAAACCCCTCAATTGCGATCGATAATGGAAAAAACCGAAATCAGATTCGTGGGGCACGCCACGGTTTATCTTGAAACCGGCGGCGTTTCGTTCGTGACCGACCCCATGCTTTCCCAAAGGGCACTGGTGGTAAGGCGGTTCGGCGCGCCGGGCGCTGAGGTGAAAGACCTGGCCGGAGCCTCGTGCATCCTTGTTTCACACGCGCACTTCGATCACCTGGACCTGCCCACCCTGGACCGTTTTCCCAAATCCACACCCGTAATCACTCCTCACCGGGTGGGAAGCCTGGTCAAAAAGCTCGGCTTTTCCACAGTAATAGAGCTTGCCGACTGGGAAACCCATCAAGGAGGCGATTTTTTCGTTACGGCGGTTCCGGCCCGGCATTTCGGCGAGCGCATCTACGTGGACCCCTTCAGAAAGTACCAGGGCTATGTTTTCGGAAAAAACGGGGGGCCTGCCTTTTATTTTGCGGGCGACACCGGATATTTCAACGGATTTGCGCAAATAGGGGAAAAATTCGACATCTGCTGCGCCCTTCTTCCAATCGGCGCGTACCGCCCGGCCTTCATCATGAGGCGGGTGCATCTCAATCCGCACCAGGCGGTGCAGGCCTTCAGGGACTTGAAGGCCCGGTACATGGTTCCCATCCATTTCGGCTCGTTCAAGCTCTCCCTGGAGCCGGTAAGCGAGCCGCCCCGAATGCTTTCCTCGATAGTGGAAAACGACCTTACGCTGAAGGACCGGGTTTTCATCTTGAAAAACGGCGAGAAGAAGATCATCGAAACCTGCGGGTGAGGGCTTTATTCCGTTGCCCCTGCCCGCCCGCGCCGAAACCGGAAATCGAAAACCGGGGAAGGCTGGGACTCCCCCCCTGCATGATTGGGGTGCGAGGTGTTTTACAGGTTGGCGCCGTGGAAGCGTTTTGATTCGCTGACTTCGCTCCGGGAGTTGTAGCCGTAGAGGTTGAAGCCTTCGCGGTTTTCGGGTGATGATGCGTCGTACTGGCTTCCGAATGCCTCGCCGGAGTTGACCACGGAGGTGCGGTTGCCGATGGCGTTATAGCGGTAGTCGTACTGCCAGATGACGCGGGCTCCGGACTTGTTGAGGACCTGGGTTTTCACGTCGCGCTTGTCTTCGTAGGTATACGTGGCCGTGACCGGGGTGTACGAGCCGTCCGTGCGGGCGGTGGACATTCCGGCAAGGAGGTCGGAGCCGGGCACGTAGGTGTAAGCCGTCGCGCCGGGGACCGAATTCACGTTCCATGAGACCTGGTTCATGCGGCCCTTTTGGTCGTAGCCGTAGGAGACAAAATAGCTCGTACCTGACCTGCGAATAAAACTGACTAGGGATGACACATACTAATTGTGACGCACTGTCCCGGAACATTTCAACTTTTTCGCGTTTAATTCGTCAATTTTTTGTATTGCAACGTAATAATTAAATGATAAATCATTTACATCACCCATTAATTTTTTTGCTTTTTCAAA
Proteins encoded:
- a CDS encoding cupin domain-containing protein, whose amino-acid sequence is MKRISTLRARVILLCLTGLLLFAPLSLADGYNQGVTSEVLKKAATTANGQKIAFPVTDKAEVTAAMVSIAPGAETGWHRHPMPVYAYVLSGSLSVSLEDGGLLSYSPGDVIIEVVDTLHNGKNIGSDPVKLVVFYLGSEGVPLAVKEAPAEKVK
- a CDS encoding cache domain-containing protein, whose amino-acid sequence is MDKKALLALLAVVVCLFAGFSPAFADGPNGAITRDDVISFVDKAVDFAQANGKAKALSEFMNQSGPFVRGNLYIFAYDFKGNVLAHGGQPELVGKNLIERTDTDGKKIIRELMALAIQGSGWFRYNWEDRLTRKIGPKLGYVKKVDDTWWLGSGLYEDEMDQGLSFSVDARSALGLLISSADAQLEGVLSSLSIIAETSAAKSGDWKAIRPLLAAMAKTGASGAHFFVRPDGTYFTVEKGRQDKTLSDRPYFSDLMAGKDVTGSLVISKSTGLKSAVLGVPVKKDGRVIGALGASVFIEPLNDRLREAILLPSNQLFFAMDGLGRTALHQNRDFLFVYTSEMGSPSLEAAVKQMHASKEGTVQWDMGGLGRTCIFRKSKLNGWCYGIAELSEVKKDGEK
- a CDS encoding MBL fold metallo-hydrolase — protein: MEKTEIRFVGHATVYLETGGVSFVTDPMLSQRALVVRRFGAPGAEVKDLAGASCILVSHAHFDHLDLPTLDRFPKSTPVITPHRVGSLVKKLGFSTVIELADWETHQGGDFFVTAVPARHFGERIYVDPFRKYQGYVFGKNGGPAFYFAGDTGYFNGFAQIGEKFDICCALLPIGAYRPAFIMRRVHLNPHQAVQAFRDLKARYMVPIHFGSFKLSLEPVSEPPRMLSSIVENDLTLKDRVFILKNGEKKIIETCG